A genome region from Indicator indicator isolate 239-I01 chromosome 24, UM_Iind_1.1, whole genome shotgun sequence includes the following:
- the TUBB1 gene encoding tubulin beta-1 chain isoform X1 has translation MREIVHLQIGQCGNQIGSKFWEVISDEHGIDIAGNYRGGASLQLERINVYFNEAYSHKYVPRSILVDLEPGTMDSVRSSKIGPLFRPDNFIHGNSGAGNNWAKGHYTEGAELIENVMDVVRNECESCDCLQGFQLIHSLGGGTGSGMGTLLINKIREEYPDRIMNTFSVVPSPKVSDTVVEPYNAILSIHQLIENTDETFCIDNEALYDICFRTLKLTNPTYGDLNHLVSLTMSGVTTSLRFPGQLNADLRKLAVNMVPFPRLHFFMPGFAPLTARGSQQYRALSVPELTQQMFDARNMMAACDPRRGRYLTVACIFRGRMSTREVDEQLLSVQTKNSSYFVEWIPNNVKVAVCDIPPRGLKMAATFIGNNTAIQELFIRVSEQFSAMFRRKAFLHWYTGEGMDEMEFSEAEGNTNDLVSEYQQYQDATADVEEYEEVEVEASPEKEAA, from the exons ttCTGGGAGGTGATAAGTGATGAACATGGGATTGACATCGCTGGAAACTACCGTGGGGGTGCATCGCTGCAGCTTGAGCGAATTAATGTGTACTTCAATGAGGCTTACT CCCATAAATATGTGCCCCGTTCTATCTTGGTGGACCTGGAACCTGGTACAATGGACAGCGTACGATCCAGCAAAATAGGCCCACTCTTCCGGCCTGACAATTTTATTCATG GCAATTCAGGTGCTGGAAACAACTGGGCTAAGGGTCATTACACAGAAGGTGCTGAACTGATTGAAAATGTCATGGATGTGGTCAGGAATGAGTGCGAGAGCTGTGACTGCCTTCAGGGATTCCAGCTCATCCATTCGCTGGGTGGTGGCACAGGCTCAGGTATGGGCACGCTCCTCATCAACAAAATCAGAGAAGAATATCCCGACAGGATTATGAACACTTTCAGCGTTGTGCCTTCACCCAAAGTATCTGACACAGTTGTAGAGCCATATAATGCCATCCTCTCCATCCATCAGCTAATAGAGAACACAGATGAAACCTTTTGCATTGACAATGAAGCTCTATATGACATATGCTTTAGAACTTTAAAGCTCACCAATCCCACATATGGAGACCTCAACCACTTAGTGTCCCTAACGATGAGCGGTGTCACAACCTCACTCCGTTTTCCTGGGCAGCTGAATGCAGATCTGAGGAAGCTGGCTGTTAACATGGTGCCCTTTCCTCGCCTGCATTTCTTTatgccaggctttgctccaCTGACAGCTCGAGGCAGCCAACAGTACAGAGCCCTGTCAGTGCCAGAGCTTACTCAACAGATGTTTGATGCACGCAACATGATGGCAGCTTGTGACCCTCGTCGTGGACGTTACTTGACTGTGGCATGCATCTTCAGAGGCCGAATGTCTACCAGAGAAGTGGATGAGCAGTTGCTGTCTGTCCAGACCAAGAATAGTTCCTACTTTGTGGAGTGGATCCCTAATAATGTCAAAGTGGCTGTGTGTGACATACCACCACGAGGGCTGAAGATGGCAGCTACCTTCATTGGCAATAACACAGCCATTCAGGAGCTCTTCATCAGAGTTTCCGAACAGTTCTCAGCAATGttcagaagaaaagcatttctCCACTGGTATACTGGTGAAGGAATGGATGAGATGGAGTTCTCTGAAGCAGAAGGTAACACCAATGATCTTGTGTCCGAGTACCAACAGTACCAAGATGCAACAGCAGATGTCGAGGAATATGAAGAGGTAGAAGTGGAAGCCAGCccagaaaaggaagcagcatAA
- the TUBB1 gene encoding tubulin beta-1 chain isoform X2 — protein sequence MREIVHLQIGQCGNQIGSKFWEVISDEHGIDIAGNYRGGASLQLERINVYFNEAYCNSGAGNNWAKGHYTEGAELIENVMDVVRNECESCDCLQGFQLIHSLGGGTGSGMGTLLINKIREEYPDRIMNTFSVVPSPKVSDTVVEPYNAILSIHQLIENTDETFCIDNEALYDICFRTLKLTNPTYGDLNHLVSLTMSGVTTSLRFPGQLNADLRKLAVNMVPFPRLHFFMPGFAPLTARGSQQYRALSVPELTQQMFDARNMMAACDPRRGRYLTVACIFRGRMSTREVDEQLLSVQTKNSSYFVEWIPNNVKVAVCDIPPRGLKMAATFIGNNTAIQELFIRVSEQFSAMFRRKAFLHWYTGEGMDEMEFSEAEGNTNDLVSEYQQYQDATADVEEYEEVEVEASPEKEAA from the exons ttCTGGGAGGTGATAAGTGATGAACATGGGATTGACATCGCTGGAAACTACCGTGGGGGTGCATCGCTGCAGCTTGAGCGAATTAATGTGTACTTCAATGAGGCTTACT GCAATTCAGGTGCTGGAAACAACTGGGCTAAGGGTCATTACACAGAAGGTGCTGAACTGATTGAAAATGTCATGGATGTGGTCAGGAATGAGTGCGAGAGCTGTGACTGCCTTCAGGGATTCCAGCTCATCCATTCGCTGGGTGGTGGCACAGGCTCAGGTATGGGCACGCTCCTCATCAACAAAATCAGAGAAGAATATCCCGACAGGATTATGAACACTTTCAGCGTTGTGCCTTCACCCAAAGTATCTGACACAGTTGTAGAGCCATATAATGCCATCCTCTCCATCCATCAGCTAATAGAGAACACAGATGAAACCTTTTGCATTGACAATGAAGCTCTATATGACATATGCTTTAGAACTTTAAAGCTCACCAATCCCACATATGGAGACCTCAACCACTTAGTGTCCCTAACGATGAGCGGTGTCACAACCTCACTCCGTTTTCCTGGGCAGCTGAATGCAGATCTGAGGAAGCTGGCTGTTAACATGGTGCCCTTTCCTCGCCTGCATTTCTTTatgccaggctttgctccaCTGACAGCTCGAGGCAGCCAACAGTACAGAGCCCTGTCAGTGCCAGAGCTTACTCAACAGATGTTTGATGCACGCAACATGATGGCAGCTTGTGACCCTCGTCGTGGACGTTACTTGACTGTGGCATGCATCTTCAGAGGCCGAATGTCTACCAGAGAAGTGGATGAGCAGTTGCTGTCTGTCCAGACCAAGAATAGTTCCTACTTTGTGGAGTGGATCCCTAATAATGTCAAAGTGGCTGTGTGTGACATACCACCACGAGGGCTGAAGATGGCAGCTACCTTCATTGGCAATAACACAGCCATTCAGGAGCTCTTCATCAGAGTTTCCGAACAGTTCTCAGCAATGttcagaagaaaagcatttctCCACTGGTATACTGGTGAAGGAATGGATGAGATGGAGTTCTCTGAAGCAGAAGGTAACACCAATGATCTTGTGTCCGAGTACCAACAGTACCAAGATGCAACAGCAGATGTCGAGGAATATGAAGAGGTAGAAGTGGAAGCCAGCccagaaaaggaagcagcatAA
- the TUBB1 gene encoding tubulin beta-1 chain isoform X4, with amino-acid sequence MREIVHLQIGQCGNQIGSKFWEVISDEHGIDIAGNYRGGASLQLERINVYFNEAYSHKYVPRSILVDLEPGTMDSVRSSKIGPLFRPDNFIHGNSGAGNNWAKGHYTEGAELIENVMDVVRNELDEQLLSVQTKNSSYFVEWIPNNVKVAVCDIPPRGLKMAATFIGNNTAIQELFIRVSEQFSAMFRRKAFLHWYTGEGMDEMEFSEAEGNTNDLVSEYQQYQDATADVEEYEEVEVEASPEKEAA; translated from the exons ttCTGGGAGGTGATAAGTGATGAACATGGGATTGACATCGCTGGAAACTACCGTGGGGGTGCATCGCTGCAGCTTGAGCGAATTAATGTGTACTTCAATGAGGCTTACT CCCATAAATATGTGCCCCGTTCTATCTTGGTGGACCTGGAACCTGGTACAATGGACAGCGTACGATCCAGCAAAATAGGCCCACTCTTCCGGCCTGACAATTTTATTCATG GCAATTCAGGTGCTGGAAACAACTGGGCTAAGGGTCATTACACAGAAGGTGCTGAACTGATTGAAAATGTCATGGATGTGGTCAGGAATGAGT TGGATGAGCAGTTGCTGTCTGTCCAGACCAAGAATAGTTCCTACTTTGTGGAGTGGATCCCTAATAATGTCAAAGTGGCTGTGTGTGACATACCACCACGAGGGCTGAAGATGGCAGCTACCTTCATTGGCAATAACACAGCCATTCAGGAGCTCTTCATCAGAGTTTCCGAACAGTTCTCAGCAATGttcagaagaaaagcatttctCCACTGGTATACTGGTGAAGGAATGGATGAGATGGAGTTCTCTGAAGCAGAAGGTAACACCAATGATCTTGTGTCCGAGTACCAACAGTACCAAGATGCAACAGCAGATGTCGAGGAATATGAAGAGGTAGAAGTGGAAGCCAGCccagaaaaggaagcagcatAA
- the TUBB1 gene encoding tubulin beta-1 chain isoform X3, with the protein MREIVHLQIGQSHKYVPRSILVDLEPGTMDSVRSSKIGPLFRPDNFIHGNSGAGNNWAKGHYTEGAELIENVMDVVRNECESCDCLQGFQLIHSLGGGTGSGMGTLLINKIREEYPDRIMNTFSVVPSPKVSDTVVEPYNAILSIHQLIENTDETFCIDNEALYDICFRTLKLTNPTYGDLNHLVSLTMSGVTTSLRFPGQLNADLRKLAVNMVPFPRLHFFMPGFAPLTARGSQQYRALSVPELTQQMFDARNMMAACDPRRGRYLTVACIFRGRMSTREVDEQLLSVQTKNSSYFVEWIPNNVKVAVCDIPPRGLKMAATFIGNNTAIQELFIRVSEQFSAMFRRKAFLHWYTGEGMDEMEFSEAEGNTNDLVSEYQQYQDATADVEEYEEVEVEASPEKEAA; encoded by the exons CCCATAAATATGTGCCCCGTTCTATCTTGGTGGACCTGGAACCTGGTACAATGGACAGCGTACGATCCAGCAAAATAGGCCCACTCTTCCGGCCTGACAATTTTATTCATG GCAATTCAGGTGCTGGAAACAACTGGGCTAAGGGTCATTACACAGAAGGTGCTGAACTGATTGAAAATGTCATGGATGTGGTCAGGAATGAGTGCGAGAGCTGTGACTGCCTTCAGGGATTCCAGCTCATCCATTCGCTGGGTGGTGGCACAGGCTCAGGTATGGGCACGCTCCTCATCAACAAAATCAGAGAAGAATATCCCGACAGGATTATGAACACTTTCAGCGTTGTGCCTTCACCCAAAGTATCTGACACAGTTGTAGAGCCATATAATGCCATCCTCTCCATCCATCAGCTAATAGAGAACACAGATGAAACCTTTTGCATTGACAATGAAGCTCTATATGACATATGCTTTAGAACTTTAAAGCTCACCAATCCCACATATGGAGACCTCAACCACTTAGTGTCCCTAACGATGAGCGGTGTCACAACCTCACTCCGTTTTCCTGGGCAGCTGAATGCAGATCTGAGGAAGCTGGCTGTTAACATGGTGCCCTTTCCTCGCCTGCATTTCTTTatgccaggctttgctccaCTGACAGCTCGAGGCAGCCAACAGTACAGAGCCCTGTCAGTGCCAGAGCTTACTCAACAGATGTTTGATGCACGCAACATGATGGCAGCTTGTGACCCTCGTCGTGGACGTTACTTGACTGTGGCATGCATCTTCAGAGGCCGAATGTCTACCAGAGAAGTGGATGAGCAGTTGCTGTCTGTCCAGACCAAGAATAGTTCCTACTTTGTGGAGTGGATCCCTAATAATGTCAAAGTGGCTGTGTGTGACATACCACCACGAGGGCTGAAGATGGCAGCTACCTTCATTGGCAATAACACAGCCATTCAGGAGCTCTTCATCAGAGTTTCCGAACAGTTCTCAGCAATGttcagaagaaaagcatttctCCACTGGTATACTGGTGAAGGAATGGATGAGATGGAGTTCTCTGAAGCAGAAGGTAACACCAATGATCTTGTGTCCGAGTACCAACAGTACCAAGATGCAACAGCAGATGTCGAGGAATATGAAGAGGTAGAAGTGGAAGCCAGCccagaaaaggaagcagcatAA
- the ATP5F1E gene encoding ATP synthase subunit epsilon, mitochondrial — translation MVAYWRQAGLSYIRYSQICAQVVRAAMKPQYKAEAERAAMATVKTVKPKKE, via the exons ATGGTGGCCTACTGGCGGCAGGCCGGGCTCAG TTACATCCGGTATTCCCAGATCTGTGCCCAGGTTGTTAGAGCGGCCATGAAGCCTCAGTacaaagcagaggcagagagggCGGCAATGGCCACTGTGAAAACAGTAAAACCCAAGAAGGAATAA